GCGAGCCAAAGGTAACATgttagtgtaaccgatgtgaaatggttagctagttagcggtggtgcgcgcccctacctggttcgagcccaggtaggggcgaggagagggacggaagttaCATTACTATAAACATACgtagacacctgcttgtcgaacatctcattcattAATATTGAGTCGGTCTTACTCTAGCAAAGACAGTttcaatttatactgaacaaaaatataaatgtaacaattttaAAAGACTTCAKTGATTTACAGTTCAtgtggaaatcagtcaattgaaataaattaggccataaCCTATGAATTTCACAATTGTGCAGGAGTGCTGCCATGGGTGGAGCGTAGATGGCATATGACCACCCAGTTGGCAAACAGCCCCACcaacaaatgtgcacaacattttagagaaataagctttgttaGTGTATGGAACTCTTCTGGGATAKaaaataataataattcagctcatgaaacatgggacctacactttacatttttgttcagtgtagataggtTTGGGAAGTGGCCATGTACAATTTAACAAACACTGAAATATCTGTTTAGTTTCTCACCCTTCATAGCCAATTTTATATTGACATGCTCCTCTACATATGGTCTAAAACACAAAACAGTACCTTAAAATGCAACCCTAATCGTcttaaaaacaataaacactattttggttaaaGCTGGCATTTATTTAAGCCTCATCGTTTCAGAATTACCAGTACATCAGGAATATTTGGAGTGCTTGTTGTTCCAATGAAAGACTGGCATTTAGACAGGACAGATCAGAGGATATAATAGAACTGCCAACATCTGGAAAATTAACATTGTGCAGTAATTCATAGGTAGATAAGACACACATGGATGTTTTGGGGGGGAATAGTAAAAGCACAAAAAAAGTTATGCACTCAGTCCTCTAAGCACATGCTTAAAACTTGGACTGAGAATAAGATTTGCAGTTAATGACAGTGTATAGCTATACTAAAATGAGAATAGAAATCTGCCCATAAGTTATTGCAATAACCTCAACCGTCAAAGTTATCCATTACAATATAATGGTGGTAAAATATACTCATATCTGCTGACCCACACCCCCAGTTTAACTGTAACCATTTAAAACATgtacacaaaaatataaaacatctacataaaaacaaacaatattaaGGTTGTTCTCGTTCCGTAGTCTCATTGACCTAGAAGTTTATAACCACAATGCGCAACATGATAAATACAAGATTAGCTATAGCTAAGATTGCAAAGGGGAAAAAAGGGAATAGCAAAACAAGGAGGGTATTGGAGTGGATAAGTGTGTGGCTTTCAAATCATGCCATTCTCCCAATACTATGAAAAAGTGGAGCATTCACATGCATGTATAGAGACAAAATTCTGGTGCATCACCTTGGCACTGATGCAGATTATTCTAGAATTGGGTGTGACAAAGgtaaatatttaataataatgttCCCCAAATCAGACAGATTCAACCGAAAAAGCCACATCTCGTCAGCATAATGTATCGTGTGAGTAACAGCATAGAAAACCAAAATGCAACCTTCTCAAAATTCTCTCAAAGTTAGGAGTATGGCCTCTACACTTTGGAAATGCATAGAAAATGCAGGGTCAGCATGGATTGTGTAAAAGCACCAGCAGCCCTTGTCaatactgtaatatctactgtagtACGGCTTTATTGATCTCTCTCACACTCATAACttaaaccagggatgggcaacttcaATGTGGGTGGGGCcacaaaatctgaactcatcacgaggggccgcagtggctgtCAGGTCTTAGTACCCACATCCATAACCACATGCAGCGACCAAAACATTTTTTAGCGGCCCTCTTGACGGGATAGAAAATGTtttagttaatttcctgcaattcgacacattttgccatggtcagaaagaaatgtttgcagttaaTGTgctatctgagtgagagtgactaacaaaatKAATGGAYCKcccccccccccccagaatgtAATTCAACTATGCCTaccacaagtttagatagctggctagacaacctaaaaaatgttagctgatgTGGGCtgacaacataaaaataaaaaaaactgctgaTTCACAACCAAATTACACCTTGTATAGTCTActataactctcaacagtaaattgagaccctgactgagttggGGGGGATTGAtctgccagttgcccatcccaaACTTAAACGGTCTTGACTGGCCACTAAAGCACCTCTAAAAATACCATCCACTGGTAAATCGTATTTAATAACTCTCATACTGTATTGCACTTAGTCATCGTGTCACTGATAGTGACAGTCCATATGAGACCCAGAGCCATTCCGGGTGTTACCCTCGGGTCCGGTCGGGGGCTCTGTGCTCAAACAGGCCTGTAGCAGGAGTCTGGCTGCCACATGCGCAAGTCCACTAGGATCTGGTTGAGCTTCTGCATCCACACGTTCCTCTCGTCCTTGGTGTCGGCACACAGCCAGTTCCTGCAGGTACACGGAAAGAGTCATGTGTTTCAGTATACTGGACCCGGAGACCCAAGTCCAATTCAGTTTCCTTCTCCCTTaagtgtgcactcattcactTCCTTGAAGGCATTGGATTGGTTTAAGAAATATGTTAATACTAGACACTGCCTACACCAATACAATTGTTTTAAAATCTTTGAGGGGGAGTAAACAAGTGCTCACTTCAGGGAGAAGAGTGCAAAAAATAGAAAACTTGTACTCAAGTGCATTAAGTGTCAAAATCAGCCAACATTCTTCACGCAAGGTATTTGCCTACAAAACACAGTGCGATGGCAACTTCGACCAGAGACTTACTTGGTGacacacattgtgtttttacacTGGCTGACGAGCGTCTctatgtcactctctctctgaggccGGACGGTGATCAGCTCAAATGTGTTGGGCCGGGCACAGAACTCCCTGTTGGCTGGCTCCACCTTACAACTGGTGCAGTTGGCCAAGTTGATGCGTCCTATTGGGTTCTAGAAAGACATGGATCCGTCCAAAGAAATAGATTGacaattaaaatatataaaaagctaCTAATTACAGGCAACATGAATTGGCATGCGGATACATTAAAACTATCAAGAATTACCTAAATAAAGCCCGAAGGCTCATTTCCACTGGAGTCCTACAGTATTGTGAAATGAGGCTCACAGGGCTTATCATTCAAGAATAAAGGCTCCAATAATAGTGATCAAAGGCAGGTTGGATCCACATCCTCTCTTACCTTGCGTTTCTCATCATCAGGGTAGGTCCAGTAGGAGATAGAGTATCCTGACAGGACACACCATCTCCTGTGCCATGCTCCGAACCCACTCACATCCTCAAACATTGTCTGAAAAACAGAAGGAAGCTATTGAAACTGCTTGTGTAATAAAGCTTGACTGAGACATGAAGACGTGAATGCCTAGGCTTGGTCTCTGCTTCCTCTTTGTGGTCTAAGCAGGGTCCCTATAAACACACTGACAATTGCTGTGTAAAAAGGGATTGATAAATacgctttagctcagcaggccaACAGTCTTGGGGTGTGCAGGGGCCCTGCGTTCAAAGCCAGTGTGTACTCACCAAGAAGCCTCTCTCCTCCACCAAGGAGCCCACCTCACACTGCATCTTCAGGTAGAGGTGTCCCTCCAAGGGGCACAGGAAAGGCACCTACAGATTACACAGGACATGTTGTAACACAGTCCTCAGCTGTAAGactaccaacaccaccacaaAATGCTTTCATCGGGTGACAGGAGAGATTGTGTTAATCGGGCTTTAGACTGAAACACAAGACTGAAACGGAAGATTCAATTGGATGGTGAAATACATTAACTGGACACTGTGCCTGAAACACCCCAAAAAACATCCAGCACAACTTATTTTCCTTACAACAATACCAACCAACTTGTAGATTGAGGTTAGAAATGTTAGTTGGTGCCACAACAGAACCACATTYTGTCACAAACCCCAAAATATTAAAATGGTCGTGGATCGATTAGCAACCTTGCTGTGAAACATGTCTCTGAGAAGTGCTCTTTCAATGCCTTCATATTCGATCTAAAAGAGAGAAACAAGGTatgtgtgagtgaatgagtgtcAGAGTCTGGCAGGTAGCACACAGACCGTGCAGGTGGCAAAaaaaggggatttttttttttttttaagactcaGATTGGGAGGCCTGTCTCCCTGCTCAGGACAACTGTCAGTTCCAAACTCTACAAATGTTACCTGCTCCCCTATGACTACACTGGACATTAGCTGGAATTGTGTGCAGAGATACAGCCAAACTGGAAATAGAGGGTGAATTCAGGATATAATGGAAGTGACTGCATTGTACAACAGTGAAAGCAAATGAGTTAGAacattaatattatatatttttatgtaacaAAGGTCTTTGGATTTTACCTTCtccaatgagaacttgtttttcCCAATAGAGGCTAGCGTTAGCTTGTGAGACCCAACCAGGACAAAGTTACTGGTGCGTACTGCATTAGGGCCCCCAGGACTGGCCACCACTGTAAAGAGCATTAGGAGGATGTTTTAGCAATGTTTTTGTAATTGCGCAGACATTATCGTCATCCAGAGACTTGCAACAATAAGCTCAACTTAagtaggtgagacaaccacacatcacaacatCTGCAAGTAAAACGTTTATAAAAATATCCACTAGAAAAATAGTTATTTAAATAAGCACAGTAAGACATCAGGGTTCAAATTCATCAGCCGAAAAAGTATCCTTACCTGGAGTCAGACTGCTCTTCTACAGGAGCAGCGAGCCAGAGATGTTAGAAAGAGAGGCATGTTTTGAATCATTTACAAGATGTCTGACTGTGCATACAACATACATGACAACATAATCTACACAGTAACAGAATATTACTATAATACATTCACCGATGCAATTCTACATCTCAAGTGGCAATCATTTCTACCAATCGCCCCCATAACAGATCCGATAAGTGTTCAAACAATCCGCATATGACTACAAGGCAGTACTGTCTGTATTAGAGGTTGGTAAGAATGAAAGCTTACAGTGATGGCGAGGAACCTCTTGGGAGTGATGGCCTAGAAAGAGAAACGGTTATTCAGTTTCAGAAGGTTACGTCGGGACACAAACAAGTGAATGGGTAATTCAAATCACTGACTAAGCCAACTGCATTGTCAGCTGTGAACAAAGCCTTCCATCCTACAAAAGGGACCCTTCACCGTGTGGAATGAAAAGTGGAGCCTGTAGGCCTAGTGTGTGTATTTGGCAGCAGCAGGCCCAGGGCCTGGTAACACCAGCATTAGTTGTGTTCTACTACCGAGTAGTAACATTACACCCACACAAAAAGGTGAGTGGGGTTTTAAAATCAGTCCCTACCGACAAGCACAACTCATGGGCATCGTGAACATGGCTCCAGAGTATCTGAACACACACCATCTCATCTTAGAGACAGGACGTCGTTTAAAATGGCTCTAAATGCATATTCTGATGCATAACAATGACAATGTATTCAAGTAGAAACTAGCAGCCAAGATACAAGACTATGCTCAGTTCCAACATTCAATAAACTGATTTGTAGTTTGTTATGGCACAGTTGAGAAAATATAACTACCTTTGACTTGCTGGGCTTCTTCCTCTTGTCAGGGTTCAACTCACGCTTCTGCACCTGAAGAAATAACCAGGGTTAGAGTAATATCCCAGATCAAAGAAGTCAGAGTCCTCCTCAAACAATATCTGCATTTGCCGAAAGTAGCAAAAACTCACCAGGCAGTAAACCTCAATATCAATTGCAAAGTCATTAGAGACGTCAGGCCTAAAATGGAAGCCAGAGAAAGACATTAGAACAGAACATGAGTGGTACTATTCTATGGTATTCCAGAGAGAGAATGTGTAGTTTAACTAACATGGTGAACTTGGTAGAGAAGGTGATCGCGTCTCCACTGATAGCGCTACGTGTGCTGGCTAGGGGAGTAGCAACTGTATTCTCAGCTCCAGCACGGATCATGATGAAGAAGTAATGGCTGGACCACTCTGGAATAAACACATAAAATAGAAAAGGTAATGATTTCAGTCTAACACACTATACATGAAGTATATTGAGCAATGTACATTTGGATCTTGTTTTTGACAGTACAATGTGGGAAACAGGATATCAATATAACTTTGTCCCCTAAAGGCAATTTGGATGCAGgcaaattacaaaaaaatacccATCATAAAATAAAATTTTTACATTTGATAATCAAGTAACAAATTGTAGTGTGTTGGGTCTACCTGGATTGTTAGCAGCGGAGCAGACAAAGTCAGCTTTGAGGGGCAGTCGTAGTTCCAGGAGGGAGATGGATCCCTTGGAGGCTGTGACCCCCATGTCTCCACCCTGCCCCATTTGACCGCTAGGACCTTCTCCCTTCAGACGGTGCAGCTCTGCCTTCAGGGCCCCCCGCTTCTCAGCTGGAGGGAGACAAGAATATAAGACTGATAAGAAAACTGAACGTAATGTTAATGTGAAATGCATGTGATAATCTCAAGATATAACAGCCGGTCCCCAAGGCATATGGAGCAAATTGGGATTGGCTGTCAGTATGTCCACCCATGTTGTAGGGGTGGAATGGGAACTCACTGGCTATAAGCAAAAGCCTCTCAGCCTCTGCCTCCACCTGCGAGCCTTTCCCATGCTCCTCATCAGTACAGCAGTTCAGGGCCTGGCTAGCCTGGCTGATCACTGTTTGCTGCAGGTTCATCTCATTGGTCAGAACCTACAAGGAATCAGAAAGAAGACATCTCATTGGTCACATGGAATGAGGAAATCAACATCAATGGTCAGAAGAACCTACATGGAATGGGGAAAGATCCCAAGAGATGAACTTACTAGAGGTCATATCTTATGCACTCAGCATTTACACTTGATTCTATGAAATCAAGTTTTTGTACAGAGTGAGATCCTTCTCACAGTATGACCCCGGAATTGTTCTTGTGCTGGCATTGTGTTACCGAGTCAGTTTCTATCCAGACAGACTTTTGGTCTGCACAGTACGGGACCATTCGTTTGCTTGCTGTCAGCACGGCGTGTTATAGGGACCATATGTGCAAATTACAGccggcactctgttcagaggcgCTAAGTACTCTTGGCCGGCAGACGCACAACAATCCTACCGGTCTGTTCATGCCTTTACCTGCATCTTCTGTTTGACGTTGGTGTGTCCTTGGCTCCTGGGTTCCTCTGCTGCTCTACGAGACACATCCTCCTTCCTCACGATGACCTGCCTCACACGAGGCCTCTCCGTACTGTCCTTGATCCTGGTCGACCTGTACGCATCAATACTGGAAGAGAAAGGAAAACATATGTAAAGACTAAAATCGATAGTTATGTAtggcaatattatttttggacgATATTGATATTTGACTCAAAATATAGAtttgaaagaaaatatatattaaaacaagtttgctactgtaggtagcgttagcttgcgctagtcggctgtacctgcgccaaaacgcCAGTATTTTCCTCTTATAGCTCGTTCCCCCATCTTCGTTAAATAGCGAGCCAACATTTTCAGCACTTTCATTTCACTGACTGATCAAAATGcgttttctcattctctctcgtctctctgcagcagacagtgagcaatatgtttggaaaatCAAATCGCAATATTCAATCACAATACATacagaattgtgagaatcgcaatagtATCGATTCATatcagcacctaagtatcatgGAAACatcgtatcatgaggtccctggcaattcccagccctagtcgTCTCTTGAACTCAGTGAaactaaattaaattaaaataaaagttGTTGATGTCTCAGTAGAAGGGGTGAAGCTCAGCAAGCTACATTAGAGTTTGGGTATGGGCTTTAACTGGTTGGTTACCTGTAGGGCAGGTTGTGGCCATCATCTGTCTCTAGGCTGTCTGATGACCCAGCCCGGAGCATGCGAGCCCTCTGGAACTTACTGGGTCTGGAAACACTGTCAGGAGTTAGGCTCTTAGCGTTGAACGAACTGGCTGGAGTTGACATCTGGGCAGGGATATACATGAAAAAGTAATTAGGTTGGCCCCAAAAAATACATAATTAGCCATAACATTATATCTAGTCCATGGGCACAAATAAAATATGACAAGCTGGCATTAAAGTAGTTGTACGTCCCCAAGACATTAAATGGCTGAAAGATTTTACTACTTTGTATGCTTTTAGTTGTTTCCAGCTTTGTACTTTAACTCACCATCATCTTCACTGGGCTTTTGACCACAGCAGCCACAGTCTCAGAGAAGGGGGCGAGGATGGACATAGAGGAGATGTTCAATTTATCTTCCTCCTCACCACTCTGCACCTCGCTCTGGTCATGGAGCCCGTCAAATATCTCGTTGATCACATCAGAGTTGATGGACTGGTCCACGTTCACCTCTAGCTCATGACTCACATCTTCGTCTGCAGTGAGACAATCGTGAGTGGAATATTATATAGTGACGCCAACGGTATGAACTTAGATTGTAAGGACTGCTCTAATTAAGTTAGTTGTTGACCGAAACCATAGGACATTAAAACACTAACTTGCATCCGATTCAAGCATCCAAAGACTTATTTTTATGATCAGTGTactctttgaaagccaagttagtATGATCAAGTATGATCAAGTAGTATGCTCAGTAAGTACAGTACCTGATTCCTCCACTGAGAATACTACTTGCTTCCCAGGGCTGGAGGTTGGGTTGGTGGCAGCAGTTACATTMAGTTTTTTGGGTGCTGCATTCAGGCCATCCAGAGGGGAAGCAGTTTGCTCATCAGGCTGCTCAATCAGATCCTGAGAATAATTATTACAGGCTAATTTAGCATTTCCTTCCTAATTGCTTTGCAGTCATCCATCATACAACAGTCTGCACATAAAAGGTTGGTCCAAGCATGGTCAAAAGAAATATACTTCACCACCAACCTTGGCCTCTGTGTTTCTCTTGGTGTCTGCCACTTCAGCCTTGATCTTCCAAATGTTGTTCCCTTTCTGGAACCGGTTACGAATCTGAGCAAGTTCCGACTCGCGCTCCTGCAATAAAGAACAAGAAAATTACGATGTTTAATCAGTTTTTCAACAGTCTGGTCACAAAACAAATATCATAATACATGTGTAATACTTTATTTTCAAAAAGAGCGTACAAAAATAAAATGCCAAAGTGCTGTACAAAGGCAAAACTAAAGACATTATGGTAGGTCTGAGTAAATAAAGTGAACTGTACGTACCAGTTTCTGTGCAAGGTCAGCGGTGGTGGTGTTGGCAAGCTGGGCAGCTCTCAGCCTCTCCTTCACCAGCCTGGTGTTGGGGGTCCCAGACTGGCTTACCACAGGGGTATGACCAGCCAGGCCTGCCCCAGACGGGTTTACTACGGTTGGGGTACGAGCGGCAGCTCCATGGCTGGTATCAGTGGAACTCAGGCTGGAGTGCTCCTGGCACCTCTCCCCAAAACGCTCCATGAACGACTTGACACCTGTTGGAAACAGAAAAAGATTTAGTAACTCTTGTGAGGACAATGGAAGTGGACAGCAACAGACAAATGAGCAGAGACTGCATATTAAaacatgtgatatttcagaacAACCTAATAAGCTGTCAACTTCAGCTTAGGAAAAAGAAACCAAGCTAAATTGAGTGCTCATTCTAGCTCACCTGGAGTTCCAGTTGCTCCTGCGGTGCCGCTCTGCTGCAGGGGAGTGGCCGGGGTGGTTTCCTTGGTGAACCTCTCCCTGGTCTGCAGGACAGAGGGCCCAGTGTTAGAGGGCTGTGTAGGGAGCTCTGACTTCTTGGGGCTGGCGTTGACCTCCAGGGCTCGGGACAGGGCCTGGTTCTTCAGGGGACTCTGAGGCACAGGTGAGGCGGAGGGAGCACCTTTTTGGGAGCTGGGTGTGAAGGCTGAGGCTCTACCCTGGCAACTCCTCTGGGGACTGGGTAAAGGAGAGGGGAGACCTCTGCTAGTCTGTCTAGCTGGTCTYGCATCATTTACGTCAGTCTTCTGGGGGCTGGGAAGAACCACTCCGGTGGACTTGACTGGGGAGTTGAAAGGCTGCTGAAGAAATGCAAGACGGAAATGTATTATCCAAACTATTCTAAATAACTTGTTACTGCACACTGCTTTCTTGCAAAGCATCACCACTTATCTTAATTTCTACTTTGAATCTTTTTCACACCCAAAATGCCTCTATAGAATCAGCCTCTCCCATGGGATGACATATTACTCACACAAAAGTTATGTACATCATAATTAATAACCAAGCCAACTGTCGCATTATGACTCACCTGGTTGGAGTCCGGAAAAGGCTTGCTATTTGAAGACTGACTCATTTGTGTCCGGTCTGCAGCCACAGAGATGGGTTTGgcacctgcctctctcctccaaGCAGCGGTGGCGATACTGACACTACCAGGGTTCCCTTGTGCATAGTCTCTGCTACGAGGGGCGGCATGGCTGAGGTCGTCCTCCCAGGACCCAATGCTGGCAGCGAGGTTGGCCAGTCGACCCTTCCTGCCCACGGAGGCTTCTGAGGATGCAGCAGCAGGGACAGGTGTGGGTACCGGGGCCACAGCCTGCCTAGGGTGGGCCTGGCTCTTTACTGGGGACAGAGCTGCTGGGATGTCTGGAACCTCAGAGGTACCTTGAAGGGAAAAATATGGGCATTCATATTTGTCAGGCAAAAACAAATATGCTTTTAATATGATTGTAGTAGTCTAATTCCACACTGATATTGTTGTGTAAAAATGTTGGTTTTCAGGTGATCTATAAAGGTTAAGCAGGTGCTACATGTGCAAATGAAATTATCTAGCTAGTCAACAGGCCACGTGCCTTACCTTCAGAATCCCAGTACTGCCTCTGTTCAGCCAGTCTGGCCAGGCGAGACTTCATGGCAGCAGGGGTAGAGGAGGTGGGAGCCTCCCTCTGCGCTTCTCGGTTCCTCTGAAGAACCGGGCTAGCAGGCACAACCTCCACATTCTTGGTCCTCTGTGGCTGTGGAGCAGCACTCACAGCCACTTTCTCTAGTTCTGGGGCAGAGCGTGCTACCTCCCTGGCCTGCTCTGGGACAAGCTGTGCTGCCAGCATGGGCTCTGGTTCAGGAACGGGAGCAGGAGGGCGGACAGCCACCCTCTCCAAAGAAGAGGCGGCAGAGCGGATGCTGGCTGGGCCTGTTGGGGGCTTCCGGTCAGTCTGGGGGTCTGTCAGAGAAGGGGTCAGGGTGCGAGGAGTCATTGAAGGCTCCCTGTTCTCCTCGCCAATCATGGTGGGCTGGCCAAGTTCACCTGAACGACTCCGCTTTGAGGGAGAGGGCTTGCTGGATGGGTGAGGGGCTAGGGGTGAAGTGAGAAAGACCATAAGTTAAGTTTATACAGTGGGAGATTTCCAATCCACAAAATTAATATTTAAGTATTTGCCTTGAGTACCATATTAAAGCTCACAGATATACATATACAGACGATCTGAAACGTCACCATTTTGTCTATATTTGAATACAGCATAGGGAAAGCTGCAGCCATAGACCCATCCCACTGACTTGATTTGAACAGATAATTCTCAGTGAGCCGTTTCAAAGGTCAAGCTTCCGGTATGGAAAACCATACATGTGCAGGGCATGAAGTTCAACCCCCTCCTAAAGGCTAATGGAGACAtctaaaggttacattaaaacgATTCCCATCAATGCAATACTTACTATCGCAGCCAGAGGGATCACAGGGCTAGAAAATGAATGTATTGGGAAATTATGTTGTATCACATTGAGAATAAATGAGTAAGATCTTACCTTTTTCGATGACAGGCACTGTGACCAGGCTGTTGCAGGTCTCAGCCAGAGGCTCCCTAGCTCGCTTGGCCATCTGTCTGTTAGCAGCAGTGGGTCTCTCTGCCATCTTCTTCTGCAGGTTCTCCCTGCGAGCACGGGTCCTCTCCAGGAGTTTCTGAACAGGTAAAAAAGCACGTTATtagaaaatataacacatttgcatttaaaagcagtgtctaaaccatttgtttttttccttctaaTTTAAATTAATCTAATAACATAACTCAGGAGTAGCCTGACTTACCATCTGTACAGCACTGACTAGCACAGATAACAGTGAAGGACATTACACACCATTGTAAACTTAAGTTTGTGCCATTTTACTATGCTTTCCTTTCTGCTCTATTGCACCCATAGTGAGCAGTGGATGGCGGGGGTCTATGGCTTCAAAATAATGAATACGTTTTAGTACACGTCATAGGGTCAAGAGAAACGAATAGGTCTGGAGGAGATAAGGCTGCAGTTGTCTCTACACTCCTCCCTGGCCACCTCCACTCCTGTCAGTTCTCATCTGTACACCAAAACCCTAGCTGGCCTCCCAGTCCAAGGCAAGATTTATTGCCCTGGCTGCTACAGTGCAAGACTCAACACATTCCTGGCTGTTTCAGTTGCCTAAGCGTCTCACACCCAGCCAGGATGTGTGGAAAACTTGTTAAAGTGTGTGTCATTCCTCAGGAATGAGCCACTTCTGACGTGTTGTGGCTACTGGATTTGAAATCTCCCGGGCATTTCTATTGGTTGGAATTTACATTTTAGGGATTTTGCATACCGCTGCCAGCCACTGCTTTTCTATATCAGAGTTGTCATGAAACACACTTAGTTCCAAACtggagtgacttaaaaaaaaaaatatatatatata
This genomic window from Salvelinus sp. IW2-2015 linkage group LG30, ASM291031v2, whole genome shotgun sequence contains:
- the LOC111955238 gene encoding anillin isoform X1 → MDPFTEKLLERTRARRENLQKKMAERPTAANRQMAKRAREPLAETCNSLVTVPVIEKAPHPSSKPSPSKRSRSGELGQPTMIGEENREPSMTPRTLTPSLTDPQTDRKPPTGPASIRSAASSLERVAVRPPAPVPEPEPMLAAQLVPEQAREVARSAPELEKVAVSAAPQPQRTKNVEVVPASPVLQRNREAQREAPTSSTPAAMKSRLARLAEQRQYWDSEGTSEVPDIPAALSPVKSQAHPRQAVAPVPTPVPAAASSEASVGRKGRLANLAASIGSWEDDLSHAAPRSRDYAQGNPGSVSIATAAWRREAGAKPISVAADRTQMSQSSNSKPFPDSNQQPFNSPVKSTGVVLPSPQKTDVNDARPARQTSRGLPSPLPSPQRSCQGRASAFTPSSQKGAPSASPVPQSPLKNQALSRALEVNASPKKSELPTQPSNTGPSVLQTRERFTKETTPATPLQQSGTAGATGTPGVKSFMERFGERCQEHSSLSSTDTSHGAAARTPTVVNPSGAGLAGHTPVVSQSGTPNTRLVKERLRAAQLANTTTADLAQKLERESELAQIRNRFQKGNNIWKIKAEVADTKRNTEAKDLIEQPDEQTASPLDGLNAAPKKLNVTAATNPTSSPGKQVVFSVEESDEDVSHELEVNVDQSINSDVINEIFDGLHDQSEVQSGEEEDKLNISSMSILAPFSETVAAVVKSPVKMMMSTPASSFNAKSLTPDSVSRPSKFQRARMLRAGSSDSLETDDGHNLPYSIDAYRSTRIKDSTERPRVRQVIVRKEDVSRRAAEEPRSQGHTNVKQKMQVLTNEMNLQQTVISQASQALNCCTDEEHGKGSQVEAEAERLLLIATEKRGALKAELHRLKGEGPSGQMGQGGDMGVTASKGSISLLELRLPLKADFVCSAANNPEWSSHYFFIMIRAGAENTVATPLASTRSAISGDAITFSTKFTMPDVSNDFAIDIEVYCLVQKRELNPDKRKKPSKSKAITPKRFLAITKSSLTPVVASPGGPNAVRTSNFVLVGSHKLTLASIGKNKFSLEKIEYEGIERALLRDMFHSKVPFLCPLEGHLYLKMQCEVGSLVEERGFLTMFEDVSGFGAWHRRWCVLSGYSISYWTYPDDEKRKNPIGRINLANCTSCKVEPANREFCARPNTFELITVRPQRESDIETLVSQCKNTMCVTKNWLCADTKDERNVWMQKLNQILVDLRMWQPDSCYRPV
- the LOC111955238 gene encoding anillin isoform X2 → MDPFTEKLLERTRARRENLQKKMAERPTAANRQMAKRAREPLAETCNSLVTVPVIEKAPHPSSKPSPSKRSRSGELGQPTMIGEENREPSMTPRTLTPSLTDPQTDRKPPTGPASIRSAASSLERVAVRPPAPVPEPEPMLAAQLVPEQAREVARSAPELEKVAVSAAPQPQRTKNVEVVPASPVLQRNREAQREAPTSSTPAAMKSRLARLAEQRQYWDSEGTSEVPDIPAALSPVKSQAHPRQAVAPVPTPVPAAASSEASVGRKGRLANLAASIGSWEDDLSHAAPRSRDYAQGNPGSVSIATAAWRREAGAKPISVAADRTQMSQSSNSKPFPDSNQPFNSPVKSTGVVLPSPQKTDVNDARPARQTSRGLPSPLPSPQRSCQGRASAFTPSSQKGAPSASPVPQSPLKNQALSRALEVNASPKKSELPTQPSNTGPSVLQTRERFTKETTPATPLQQSGTAGATGTPGVKSFMERFGERCQEHSSLSSTDTSHGAAARTPTVVNPSGAGLAGHTPVVSQSGTPNTRLVKERLRAAQLANTTTADLAQKLERESELAQIRNRFQKGNNIWKIKAEVADTKRNTEAKDLIEQPDEQTASPLDGLNAAPKKLNVTAATNPTSSPGKQVVFSVEESDEDVSHELEVNVDQSINSDVINEIFDGLHDQSEVQSGEEEDKLNISSMSILAPFSETVAAVVKSPVKMMMSTPASSFNAKSLTPDSVSRPSKFQRARMLRAGSSDSLETDDGHNLPYSIDAYRSTRIKDSTERPRVRQVIVRKEDVSRRAAEEPRSQGHTNVKQKMQVLTNEMNLQQTVISQASQALNCCTDEEHGKGSQVEAEAERLLLIATEKRGALKAELHRLKGEGPSGQMGQGGDMGVTASKGSISLLELRLPLKADFVCSAANNPEWSSHYFFIMIRAGAENTVATPLASTRSAISGDAITFSTKFTMPDVSNDFAIDIEVYCLVQKRELNPDKRKKPSKSKAITPKRFLAITKSSLTPVVASPGGPNAVRTSNFVLVGSHKLTLASIGKNKFSLEKIEYEGIERALLRDMFHSKVPFLCPLEGHLYLKMQCEVGSLVEERGFLTMFEDVSGFGAWHRRWCVLSGYSISYWTYPDDEKRKNPIGRINLANCTSCKVEPANREFCARPNTFELITVRPQRESDIETLVSQCKNTMCVTKNWLCADTKDERNVWMQKLNQILVDLRMWQPDSCYRPV